The Desulfohalovibrio reitneri genome contains a region encoding:
- a CDS encoding P-II family nitrogen regulator, translated as MKFKMIYAPVKPHKTDPIVDAAKKAGATGATIIQARGTGMREAKTFFGLTLEDQTDIVMFLLEEHLVDPVLEAIKTAGEFHKPGTGIAFVMPVDRVVGLESQIEKFKEEVRDKYL; from the coding sequence ATGAAGTTCAAGATGATTTACGCGCCGGTCAAGCCGCACAAGACCGACCCCATCGTGGACGCCGCCAAGAAGGCGGGTGCCACCGGGGCCACCATCATCCAGGCCAGGGGGACGGGCATGCGGGAGGCCAAGACCTTCTTCGGCCTGACCCTGGAGGACCAGACCGACATCGTCATGTTCCTCCTGGAGGAGCACTTGGTGGACCCCGTTCTGGAGGCCATCAAGACCGCCGGGGAGTTCCACAAGCCGGGCACCGGCATCGCCTTCGTCATGCCGGTGGACAGGGTGGTCGGCCTGGAGAGCCAGATCGAGAAGTTCAAGGAAGAGGTCAGGGACAAGTACCTCTAG
- a CDS encoding CBS domain-containing protein has product MPIVRVRDVMIEEVLSIEGMATAKEAAAMMRSNQVSELLVAKRTPDDAWGIVTVQDLAREVISQGQRPDEVFVYEIMTKPVVTVPADMDIRYAIRLLQHVGVHRAPADEKGEIVGMITLSNLVLGSDNLW; this is encoded by the coding sequence ATGCCGATAGTCCGGGTACGCGACGTCATGATCGAGGAAGTCCTCAGCATCGAGGGGATGGCCACCGCCAAGGAAGCCGCGGCCATGATGCGCTCCAACCAGGTGTCCGAACTGCTGGTGGCCAAGCGCACCCCGGACGACGCCTGGGGAATCGTCACCGTGCAGGATCTGGCCAGGGAGGTCATCTCCCAGGGACAGAGGCCGGACGAGGTGTTCGTCTACGAGATCATGACCAAGCCGGTCGTCACCGTCCCGGCGGACATGGACATACGTTACGCCATCCGCCTGCTGCAGCACGTGGGCGTGCACCGCGCCCCGGCGGACGAGAAAGGAGAGATCGTGGGCATGATCACCCTGTCCAACCTGGTCCTGGGCAGCGACAACCTCTGGTAG